The genomic region GAAACTTCTCCGGCTTGAGGTGCAGCACGAAGCGCTTGGCGATGAAGGCGCCAAGCATCAGCGATGAGCCCGCGATCAGTCCCTTGATGAAGACCTCCCCGGTCAGGGCGCCGAAACGCTCGAAGGTCACCGACTTCGCGAAATAGAGCCCGAGCGAGGAGGCCGCTTCGGTGGCGAGGAAGGCGCCCTTGGACAGGCCGTAGAACAGGAACAGCGGCACGCTGAGCGGCCCGGTCGAGACCACGATGCCGGTGAGATAGCCGATCACCGCGCCGCCGATCGCAAGATGCCAGAGATTGGCCTTGAGATCGTGCCGCGCCAGAAAGTGCCGCACCGGCACCATCGCGATCAGGAAGATGCCGATGGTGAGATCGACTGCATGCGAGGGCAGTGCCAGCAGCGTTCGCGCGCCGAGCGCAGCCGCCGGAATGCCGGTGACCGAATAGGCCGCGCAGGCCCGCCAATCGACCTCGCGCCACCACGCCAGGATCCGCGAAAAATTCGCCATCACGGAGGCCACCGCCATGATCGGCACCGCCTCCTTCGGCCCATAGGCATAGACCAGCACCGGCATCAGCATGATCGACGAGCCGGTGCCGACGATGCCTGAGATGGTGCCGGCGATGAGGCCGACGGTGAGGACGAACAGGAAGGCCAAAGGGAGCGCTCCGGGAATCGGGGCAGTCTAGCCGCGGCCAGGGGTAAGGGCGATGCGCGCCAGGCGGGGACAGCTATTCGGTGGTGCGTTAAGTCATTGAGAAGACAGGGCTCGGCTACTGTGCATGGGGTTGTTTTTCATGTTCTTGTTTTGGGGCATCCCGCTGCTGACAGCATGTTGGCAGCAGGGGCGGGCTACGACCACCTCCTGACAAAAGGGGAGAGCGGATCATGCCGATCGAGGCAAGCTGTCATTGCGGTGAGACGGTGTTCGAGGTGACGGAGGCGCCTTCGAGCGTGACGCGCTGCACCTGCACTCTCTGCGCCAAGCGCGGCGCGCTGTGGGCCTATTACAAGCCGGCGCAGTTTCGCCTGCTGTCGCCGCCAGAGAACGTCGCGACCTATCTCTGGGGCAGCCGCACCGTCAAACACCATTTTTGCGCGTCTTGCGGCTGCGGCACCTATTCGGAGTCGCCGGACTGGTCGAGCGGCAAGCCCGATTTCGACAATCCCAAGGTCGCCGTCAACGCGCGACTGTTCGACGATTTCGATTTGGAGGCCGTGCCGGTGAACGTCATTGACGGCAGGAATTTGTGGTGAGGGTCACCGCAACACCACCCACGCCGGCGCGTGGTCGCTCGCGCCATCCTCGCCGCGGATCTTCTTGTCGACGCCGGCCTTCGTTAACCGTGAGGCCAAGGCAGGGCTAAGCAGGAGATGGTCGAGCCGCAGGCCCGCATCGCGCGGCCAGCGGTTCCGCATGTAGTCCCAGAACGTGTAGATGCGCTTGTGCGGATGCAATTCGCGGATCGCGTCGCACCAGCCTTGCTCGACCAGCGCGGCAAAGGCGGCGCGGCTCTTCGGCTGGATCAGCGCATCCTTGTCCCAAGAGCGCGTCGGATAGATGTCGATCTCATCAGGCGCGACGTTGTAGTCGCCGGCGAGCACCACCGGCAGGTCCTGCTTGATGAAGGTCTTGGCGTGGCGCCGCAGCCGCGCGAACCAGTCGATCTTGTAGTCGAATTTCGGTCCCGGCTGCGGATTGCCGTTCGGCAGGTAGATGCTGGTGACGACGATGCCGCGCACGGCCGCTTCGATGTAGCGCGCTTCGAGATCGGCAGGCTTTCCCGGCAACCGGTCGCGCGTCAGCACGGGCTCGGCATTGCGGGCGAGGATGGCAACGCCGTTCCAGGCCTTTTGTCCACGCCACACCGCGCCATAGCCGGCCTTTTCGATGGCGGCCGCCGGAAATTCGCCATCACTTGCCTTCAACTCCTGAAGCGCGACGACATCGGGCTTCGCCGCGCGCAGCCATGCCAACAAATTGGGCAGGCGGCGGTTGATGTTGTTGATGTTGAATGTCGCGATCTTCATGTAGAGCTACCGGCTCCTGCCTTCCGTCCTCGGAGATACAATGTCCAAGTTGAGCTTTGCCGCTACTGTATTCGTCGTCGCGTTCTCCGGGGCCACGGCACAGTCAGCCGAAACGCGCGGCGCGTGCAAGGCGGACTACGACAAATTCTGCGCCGGCATCGCGCCGGGTGGCGGCATCGTCGCCTGTCTCAACGCCAAGCGCGACCAGCTCAGCGCCACCTGCAAGACA from Bradyrhizobium sp. CB1015 harbors:
- a CDS encoding sulfite exporter TauE/SafE family protein, which codes for MAFLFVLTVGLIAGTISGIVGTGSSIMLMPVLVYAYGPKEAVPIMAVASVMANFSRILAWWREVDWRACAAYSVTGIPAAALGARTLLALPSHAVDLTIGIFLIAMVPVRHFLARHDLKANLWHLAIGGAVIGYLTGIVVSTGPLSVPLFLFYGLSKGAFLATEAASSLGLYFAKSVTFERFGALTGEVFIKGLIAGSSLMLGAFIAKRFVLHLKPEKFRLLMDGIMLTAGLTMLFNAF
- a CDS encoding GFA family protein, with product MPIEASCHCGETVFEVTEAPSSVTRCTCTLCAKRGALWAYYKPAQFRLLSPPENVATYLWGSRTVKHHFCASCGCGTYSESPDWSSGKPDFDNPKVAVNARLFDDFDLEAVPVNVIDGRNLW
- a CDS encoding exodeoxyribonuclease III; the protein is MKIATFNINNINRRLPNLLAWLRAAKPDVVALQELKASDGEFPAAAIEKAGYGAVWRGQKAWNGVAILARNAEPVLTRDRLPGKPADLEARYIEAAVRGIVVTSIYLPNGNPQPGPKFDYKIDWFARLRRHAKTFIKQDLPVVLAGDYNVAPDEIDIYPTRSWDKDALIQPKSRAAFAALVEQGWCDAIRELHPHKRIYTFWDYMRNRWPRDAGLRLDHLLLSPALASRLTKAGVDKKIRGEDGASDHAPAWVVLR
- a CDS encoding cysteine rich repeat-containing protein; the protein is MSKLSFAATVFVVAFSGATAQSAETRGACKADYDKFCAGIAPGGGIVACLNAKRDQLSATCKTALDSRKKK